ctcagacactcacatgattaatttatggaagtaaattcaatttgtcatttgcatcgcattgtggtttattattaattttgatctactattactttgggttggtatacacttatatttagtaactgctataaaatttgaccaatttattaaaagcaatgctcagctttaaccattaattgttgatcagccttacactacacatgaactcccacctttggtgagttcatgcacattattccccacaactttttgagctatgatcttttgtgagctcacacttgcgatatataacccccacaggtgaagagcaggtagtcTAGGAGGAGGTCTACAACGAGGAATACaagcttatctaggtggcgtctcctagtcaggctgatggcgccaaggaataattattagttcgctttattagtatcatttatttttataagacacttccgctatgtaataatatttatgacatttatctctatacacttggtcaaTATATGTGCTGTtcttctttggcacacatatgagacgcacctggctttatcctttaaatctgggtgtgacagaagtggtatcggaGGAAATGTTGAccgtaggatgaaacctagatagaactggacaaaacccttacctacttaccttactctgattctttccatACTTTTCTTGATCCTTCTCACCTTTGGCTGTTCTACACTGACTACTCTTATCTTGCAACTCTAGAAAGACAAGAcaaatttcacaccttggaatcctacatctaagactccctaaagagataggagacctaagacaaaaatatttgctctatctaaagtgtttggatgtttgttctgatgataaatgcttgatttgcttctttgattaactgaaatagtatagcagggcattctagcttgtaccaccataagataatgtattagtattagtaggtgacacaATAATCTTCTGAGCTAGTAAAACCCCAAAAGATcatgtctcgtaattactcgtcttATCTGCAATTCTAttttaccatgtgtttctaacctaAATGGTCAATAGCAGGAAGGGAGGCATAATCGATCTACCTGCCAATAACCGTCGCAGGAAGATTGTTAACCAACCTCAACCAGAGATGAATCCTTCACCGAACCCTCCACCGGCTGGAGTAGATCTAGTAGCTGCCACTCAGATGCAACTGCTGCAACAAATGGCAAACACCATGATAGAAATGGCTCAGATGCGACAAGAATGtcaggagatgcgccaggagTTGCAGGAAATGCGACAGGAACTCCGGCAGGAACGACTGGAACGGCAGCAACAAcaaccactacctccaccaccaccagctccaccccgggacaagcaccgggaattcatgagtcacaagccacctaCATTCTCCAACTCTCCAGATCCTCTTCAggctgatgactggctaaagacaGTAGATAAAATGCTCAACATTGCTCAATGTACTGATCAGGAGAAAGTGCTCTATGCGTCGGGTCGTCTCACTGGCcccgctgctgattggtgggactcTTACTGTGCTGCCCATGCTGCTGCCAACACTAtcacctgggcagaattctcTACACAATTCAGGAACTATCATATTCCTGCAAGCTTGATGAAAATTAAAAAGAAGGAATTCTTGTCACTTAAGCAAGGCAACATGACAGTTAGTGAATACCATGATAAATTCATTCAGCTGTCAAGGTATGCTCCCGACGAGGTTGCTGATGATGAAAGGAAGCAGGAGCAGTTCATGGAGGGACTCATTGGGCCACTCCAGTACCAGCTGGTATCTCACACCTTCTCATCTTTCCAGAGGCTTCTGGACAAGGCTATAGCTGTTGAACACAAACGTGTTCAGCTAGGCGAGATGAAAAGGAAGACTATTACCCAGGGACAGGGGAGCAGTAGCGTCCGCCGTCGCTATgttccaccccagggtacaccagctcgtccTGGAGGAGGGCAACAGTCCTACCAGCGACCTGCTCAGCAGACACCACAGGCGACACCGCAGACTCCGCATACTCGTCAGGATGCCCCCACTGTCACCCCGGCGAGACCTACAGGACAGGGCACTGCTACAGACACCATATGCTTCAAGTGTGGCGAGATTGGTCACTATGCTAATGTTTGTCCGAAGAGGAACCCCAACACACCGGCTCGTGGTAATTCTCAAGTCAAGCAGACACAGACTCTAGGAAGCAACCGTGGCTATAGCATCGCTAAGGTTAATCAAATCAATGTTGAAGCTACTGAGGATGGTCCTAACATCGTCATTGGTACATTCTTCATTAATTCCATGCTAGCTACTATACTTTTTTATTCTGGAGCTTCGCATTCATTCATATCTGCTCGTTATGTTCTTGCAAATAGTCTACCTTACCTTGCCCTGCATAGACCTATGATAGTCATTACACCTAAAGGGGCTTATGAAGCAACATATATGAGTCATAGAATAGAATTAACAATTTTAGGAAGAAAGTTTTGGGCTATGCCTGTAGTGCTAGAAGAAAGTATAATAGACTTAATCCTTGGCATGAACTGGTTAAAACAGTGGAATGCAGTAATACATTGTGCTAGAGGAACAGTAGAACTTTCTAGTCCTGATGGGGATAGGTTTGAAGTCACAGTTGCACCACCCACATCTaaccatggcttgtgggtaaagatgtgcaacctctgcagagtgtaaaactggtatatcagccgtgctcatggtcatgagcggctcagacactcacatgattaatttatggaactaaattcaatttgtcatttgcatcgcattgtggtttattattaattttgatctactattactttgggttggtatacacttatatttagtaactgctaataaaatttgaccaacttattaaaagcaatgctcagctttaaccattaattgttgatcagccttacactacacatgaactcccacctttggtgagttcatgcacattattccccacaacttgttagctatgatcttttgtgagctcatccTTGCAATATATAAactcccccacaggtgaagagcaggtagtcCAAGAGGAAGTCTACAACGAGGAGtacgagcttatctaggtggcatctccgagtcagcttgatggcgccaatgaataattattagttcgctttattgttatcatttatttttgtaagacacttccgctatgtaataatatttgtgacatttatctctatacgcttggtcattatatgtgttgttcttctttggcgcacatatgagacgcacccgactttatcccttaaatccgggtgtgacacgtaTACATGGAGGGGACTCTGCATCACATAGCGGTTCCACCTGGGAGGAAATCTCCCTTGGGATCACCAAAGGAAGCCATGGGGAGACCAGAAACTACACTAGTGAGAACCCCGCCAGTGGAGCAACAGAGCTTGGTCCCACACAAGGCCAAGCCCGGTATCCCCGGGTAACTGAAGCTCGATCGGCCATGGCCTCCCCGGCGTGGCGAACTCCAATGTCCACCTTGCCCACTAAGGTGTGGACACAAATCACTCGATAGAGAGAGATGAATGCTCCATACAGGGGCTAGGGAGCGCCGCCAACAATCATTCCGGCTACTATGCCCTCAAGGGAGAATGGGAAAGGATGCACCGCTGCTCCCACCCCTTTCTTCTCGGGTGTCCACTTCATCCAGGGGAGAGTGGAGACAtcgcccatctccgacgacgaacccACCGTGCTAGGGGAGGagtgtcacggaacctcccaaggtattaggcccacccatatatgtccttgtcctaaggacctcagacagtccTGCAGGTGCGCTCAAAGACTCGGTAGGTCCGATTACCTGTATCTctatcatatcgcccaagagcgcttaacccataacgcagacattacacatcaTCGGAGTAAGCGAAAAGGATTataataacataatttacattcataagtaaaatatagaaagagttgatTATTACATAACCAGGTCCTGAGTGCTTAAACTTATTATTACATCATAGGAAGGCAAAACACATTACCCAGGTAGGTCTTAGTTTTCTTCCTCCTACTTTGGAACaaccttggaacagaaacaatAGAACTCAgcagtttcatcacctacaacaacatgggtttgaaaaccctgagtacggagtgtactttcacaagtcttacccgtcaaaggaaaaagactctcaaggatatgctagcctTTAGGAATCATGGTAAAGtttatcaagattcaaagactcttttgcagaaaagcttactatgagtggatccttaagaattcattttacttATCAGGTTgagtagttacctgcatctagatttctttctattctagatcaagcacttggcctatactagccatctttttatcaccccttcagttcacttgttgctacgtgtaggtcagtgaccaagtcttcatatccgagaagtaatggcgatccaaatcgattaatacccagttggggatctccaaccacacgacatatgtagcacttaacccttgcatatatcaactcgcacccgggtttctcaagaccagaatgggttcacgctaaccgagagcatagatactccaccgtccagcctcttgccacggagggtacacgctactctcgccatgtccccactcccattgcgtggtagcctttctggtattggtccgaccgagacaaagcttacccatgacgaggcatgtggccagttaaaaggtcctcgatcagcaggcctacatcggctcggtccttaaacgactcagacggagacactacaccgaggctcccgtctcgtgcaagtcacccgcttgGTCTTGTATTTATtacttaaaacccaaagtttggtacctgatagaggtacccttttcagatgttgaacccatcacgaccgtgatggatccaccatcatcattcttttctttgtaaaaattcccatcccaTGCGAAGCATCACCTTTTTCAAAACAAAACCTTTTATTTTCTatagcaagactaagcattagaaaacttgTTTAAAATAGGCAAACAAGGAGTGGTaaccaattttccaaggaagggacTGCATCAACTGTTTATCACCTAATGCATAATATaatgtgataaagattttaaaacaacaaggaaaagggataatgcaccagggcttgccttgtgttgcaggagttTCTGTTTCCAcaccgcagatgtcgaagtaaaagTTGTTCTCCACTAGAGGATTCTCAATCTGGGAGACAACTTCTTCCTCTACTACGGATTCTTTCTCGTgttctatacatgataatacatgtaTATGAATGATTATGATATGTCATGAATATGCAATTATACAATAGAATTATAGTAAGTtgcgtcttgaatacaactttccttcatggtacgaATCAATCACTAAGATTTCCTAGTTAGGTGTTCCTTTGGGATTAGTATTAGATAATTAATCCTATGAAGCTAGTTATTGGGTTTTCTAGTCAAATAGTGTTCAAATCATTTCAAACTTTACTCAGGTTTTCTGACCACCATATTAAGTCTACCCAAaatattttatgatttttggaattactaacctatttctaaaattctaaaagacttTATTCAAGCACCTTTAAATGTTACACAATTCCAGAGTTGAACTAAAAatcttgaaactatttttattaaatactacttgattttagaaatctaacaaaattggtctcataatttaccattttctactattttctaccgCTTTCATAAGTtattaggaaaaagaaaaagaaaaatgatgAATAGGGTTGGGCTGGATTCAGCCCGAGTCGGCCCACGAACAGAGAAACGTGTGCGCGCCTGTTagggcgaaggcaaaggcgccacccttcactcgaagccttcgctgcagcAGCTGAGCTAACAGAAACAAAACAGGCAGGGGCACCCTTCGCTTGTtccgcaccagacgaagaccggcgacgaagggcatcccacagtgcggccttgtccagctcagaggcccacgtgcgatccggcccatcgtaacgggccccgcgtgtccGCCGTGCgtcacgggcctaatttgtaaaggcatccctgtaattacggtctgtaaccccgctttatgggaatattctggggataaccaaggtagctgagggcacatgcgtccttagctcaaggcgctgcgcgctcaggtacctataaatacccctgcacagtgcccgtgagaggccagattaacagagctattgccatctagcgtgtaaccctgttaacgtcactattcacccttgttggccccccttgcgagtgagagcaagtcccaacatttggcgcccaccgtggggaagtggcgaatgtgcatcgacttcaccagtctcaataaagcctgcccaaaggacaatttcccgttgccgcggatcgacaaaatagtcgataacgcgaccggatgcgaagtcatgtccctcctcgactgcttctctggttaccaccagatatatatgaaggaagaagacaaggctagcaccagctttataacaccctttggcacatattgcttcatcagaatgccggagggactcaagaacgccgggtccaccttctccaggcttaccaaaacagtgctcgaagggcaagttggcagaaacatattcacatatgtggacgacattgttgtcgccagcaagagcaaggaggaccacctcgccgacctcgccgaaacattcgcgaacatgcgagacgcacaactccgcctaaacccggaaaaatgcgtcttcgacgttcgccaaggcaaaatattgggctacctggtatcacaccgcggcatcgaggccaacccaaccaagattcaggccatcatgaacatgacgcctccgcagtccgtcagggatgtccagcgcctgacaggcagattggccgctctcaacagattcatctccaggtccgccgagcgaagtctccccttcctcaagacactccgtggtgcaaaagacttcgcctggggaccagagcaggcggcggccttcgcctcattaaaacagtacctgacagagttggccgTCCTTACCAGCCCTGACCCCTCGCTCCCCCTGCTACTCTACGTCGTGGCTttgccacatgcggtcagcgcggcactagtgcaggagcagactgtcGAGGGCGTGGTCCGTCAGTGCCCCgtgtactatgtctccgaggtactgacaccgtccaagtgcaacatgacagagctggagaagattgcctacgcagtcgttatgtcttcgcgcaaactgcgccactactttgaagcattcaaagtccgagtcacctctgacaggggactcggcgaattattcagaaacccggaggcatcggtgaggattgccaagtgggcagccgaactctccggctaccacatcagcttcgagcccaggacatccatcaagtcacaagtcctggcagacttcgtcgtcgactggaatgggccaataacacaaccagacccgtccacagagaaggtttggacgatccactgcgacggcgcatggtgccatgcgggggcaggcgccgctgcagtcattacctcaccagccggggtcaagcacagatatgcagcgcgcctcagcttcgctctggaatccgacagatgcacaaacaatatgcagaatatgaagcagtcatcctcggcctccgcaagctgagggccctcggagtcaccacctgtatcatcaaaacagactccaagatagttgccggccaggtcgagaaagactacgcagcaaaggaccccgcactcatgcaatacctctcggccatccgaagtctcgagaggcagttcaaggggttcaccttgcagcatgtggatcgggccaagaatgaagaggccgacgcattggccaaggctgccgccaggggcgaaactctgccctccgacgtgttctttcacgtcatcagcacgccagccgtccggagccccgaagggctccaaataaccaatgacagcgagggccaccgcatagtcaaccttatcatgaccgaagactggcgggcaccaataaccctgttcctacaggggtattatcatccagccgacatcagtgaggccaagcgcctcagacatcgaagccgagacttcgcactgattgaaggccaactctacaaaaaaggggtcagtcaaccaatgctcaagtgcgtcaccgaagccgaaggcatgcagatcctacgagaagtccacagtggcacgtgcggctcacacgcagggccaagggccctagctgctaaggtgatccgccagggcttttactggcccgcaataatctgcgccgcaaatcgggtcacacggtcctgcgaagcctgccagaagttttctcctcggccaggcagcccctcgcagtatacaaagctgatcgcccatacatggcccctccagcgctggggcctggacattgtcgggcccctgcccaccgctcaggggaaccttaagttcgccttcgtcgctgtcgagtacttcaccaaatggatcgaggcgagggctgtttccacaataacatcaaaaactgcccaaaaattcttctggcaaaacattgtttgccgcttcggagtaccgtccgaactaacagttgacaacggcaagcagttcgacagccaagacttcaaggatttttgtttctccattggcaccaagcttgccttcgcctcagtctatcatccgcagtccaacggggtcgtggaacgcgccaatgggaaaatcttcacagctgtcaagaagatgctccttgacgaaaaaagggcagatggaccgatctgctacctga
This portion of the Zea mays cultivar B73 chromosome 2, Zm-B73-REFERENCE-NAM-5.0, whole genome shotgun sequence genome encodes:
- the LOC103648021 gene encoding uncharacterized protein isoform X1; the protein is MVNSRKGGIIDLPANNRRRKIVNQPQPEMNPSPNPPPAGVDLVAATQMQLLQQMANTMIEMAQMRQECQEMRQELQEMRQELRQERLERQQQQPLPPPPPAPPRDKHREFMSHKPPTFSNSPDPLQADDWLKTVDKMLNIAQCTDQEKVLYASGRLTGPAADWWDSYCAAHAAANTITWAEFSTQFRNYHIPASLMKIKKKEFLSLKQGNMTVSEYHDKFIQLSRYAPDEVADDERKQEQFMEGLIGPLQYQLVSHTFSSFQRLLDKAIAVEHKRVQLGEMKRKTITQGQGSSSVRRRYVPPQGTPARPGGGQQSYQRPAQQTPQATPQTPHTRQDAPTVTPARPTGQGTATDTICFKCGEIGHYANVCPKRNPNTPARGNSQVKQTQTLGSNRGYSIAKVNQINVEATEDGPNIVIGEEQVVQEEVYNEEYELI
- the LOC103648021 gene encoding uncharacterized protein isoform X2, whose protein sequence is MNPSPNPPPAGVDLVAATQMQLLQQMANTMIEMAQMRQECQEMRQELQEMRQELRQERLERQQQQPLPPPPPAPPRDKHREFMSHKPPTFSNSPDPLQADDWLKTVDKMLNIAQCTDQEKVLYASGRLTGPAADWWDSYCAAHAAANTITWAEFSTQFRNYHIPASLMKIKKKEFLSLKQGNMTVSEYHDKFIQLSRYAPDEVADDERKQEQFMEGLIGPLQYQLVSHTFSSFQRLLDKAIAVEHKRVQLGEMKRKTITQGQGSSSVRRRYVPPQGTPARPGGGQQSYQRPAQQTPQATPQTPHTRQDAPTVTPARPTGQGTATDTICFKCGEIGHYANVCPKRNPNTPARGNSQVKQTQTLGSNRGYSIAKVNQINVEATEDGPNIVIGEEQVVQEEVYNEEYELI